The following coding sequences lie in one Rickettsia hoogstraalii genomic window:
- the dnaN gene encoding DNA polymerase III subunit beta, with amino-acid sequence MLKLIVETKTLVQSLGFASSVVEKRNVIPEYANIKLSAKDGNLELSSTNMDLYLSQKIAVQVVSEGELTVSTKTLNDIVRKLPDSELTLTDFGTTGLEIKGKNCKFNLFTLPVSSFPPMDSINPEASFKISCTDFAKIIESTKFSISLDETRYNLNGVYLHIKDKEFCSASTDGHRLSISWVTLEKQIKNFGVILPQKSAEESLKIVKDPKNINEDIEILLSSNKIKFICNENTIMLSKLIDGTFPDYSAFIPESSSSKLVINRKIFADSIERIAIITVEKFRAVKLSLSRETLEISAVGEARGNAKEVINSSQDKESFYEYNSDEPLAIGFNPQYLEDVLKAVKSDLVELYFSDVSAPVLIKFPENPKDIFVVMPVKV; translated from the coding sequence ATGTTAAAATTAATAGTTGAAACAAAAACGTTAGTTCAGTCCCTAGGGTTTGCAAGTTCCGTTGTTGAAAAACGTAATGTAATACCTGAATATGCAAACATTAAATTATCGGCAAAAGACGGCAATCTGGAGCTTAGTTCTACTAATATGGATTTGTACTTAAGTCAAAAAATAGCAGTACAGGTAGTAAGTGAAGGTGAACTTACCGTTTCTACGAAAACTCTAAATGATATAGTCCGAAAACTTCCGGATTCCGAGCTTACATTAACAGATTTCGGTACAACGGGACTTGAAATCAAAGGAAAAAATTGTAAATTTAATTTATTTACTTTGCCGGTTAGTTCTTTTCCTCCAATGGATAGTATTAATCCTGAAGCAAGTTTTAAAATTTCCTGCACGGATTTTGCTAAAATAATCGAATCGACAAAATTTTCGATTTCTTTAGATGAAACTCGTTATAATTTAAACGGTGTTTATTTACACATAAAAGACAAAGAGTTTTGTTCGGCAAGTACCGATGGGCATAGGCTTTCAATTTCATGGGTAACATTAGAAAAACAAATAAAGAATTTTGGAGTTATATTACCGCAAAAAAGTGCAGAGGAAAGTTTAAAAATAGTTAAAGATCCTAAAAATATAAATGAAGATATAGAAATTTTATTAAGTAGCAATAAGATTAAATTTATATGTAACGAAAATACTATTATGCTATCAAAGCTTATAGACGGTACTTTCCCTGATTATAGTGCTTTTATTCCGGAAAGTAGTAGCTCAAAATTAGTAATTAATCGTAAAATATTTGCAGATAGTATAGAAAGGATAGCGATAATAACCGTTGAAAAATTTAGAGCGGTAAAATTATCGTTATCTCGTGAAACCTTAGAGATTAGTGCCGTCGGTGAGGCAAGAGGTAACGCAAAAGAGGTTATTAATTCTTCACAAGATAAGGAAAGTTTTTATGAATATAATAGTGATGAGCCTTTAGCTATAGGCTTTAATCCGCAATATTTGGAAGATGTCTTAAAAGCCGTGAAGTCGGATTTAGTAGAACTATATTTTTCAGATGTTTCAGCACCGGTACTTATTAAATTTCCTGAGAATCCTAAAGATATTTTTGTCGTCATGCCTGTTAAGGTGTAG
- the pheS gene encoding phenylalanine--tRNA ligase subunit alpha has translation MENIETILRLAEEKILLVQNLKDLQEYKVEFLGKNGIVTGELKKLGSLNEQERKEFGLKINKLKDKIQNIIKAKEEILEEQELNLKLAADKIDLTIPARRYKQGSIHPITQCMEELIQVFSQFVFTIENGPNIENDFHNFTALNFEDDHPARQMHDTFYLKGQENNKPLLLRTHTSTVQIRAMKSGKPPFRFIAPGRTYRSDSDMTHTPMFHQIEGLVIDKNINMGHLKYVITEFIKSFFENSNIELRFRPSFFPFTEPSAEVDIRMNKNDKWLEVLGCGMVHPNVLKNVDIDSSEYQGFAFGLGVERFAMLKYNIKDLRQFFEGDMRWLKHYNFGSFDIPNLAGGFTK, from the coding sequence ATGGAAAATATAGAAACAATATTAAGGCTTGCTGAGGAAAAAATCTTATTAGTACAAAACTTAAAAGATCTGCAAGAATATAAAGTAGAATTTTTAGGTAAAAACGGTATAGTGACCGGTGAGCTTAAAAAATTAGGTAGTTTAAATGAACAGGAACGTAAAGAATTTGGCTTAAAAATCAATAAATTAAAAGATAAAATACAGAATATAATAAAAGCAAAAGAAGAAATTTTAGAGGAGCAGGAACTAAATTTAAAACTTGCTGCCGATAAAATTGATTTAACAATCCCTGCAAGGAGATATAAACAAGGCTCTATTCATCCAATAACGCAATGCATGGAGGAGTTAATACAAGTATTTTCGCAGTTTGTTTTTACTATAGAAAACGGACCGAATATAGAGAATGATTTTCATAATTTTACTGCTCTCAATTTTGAAGATGACCATCCCGCAAGGCAAATGCATGATACTTTTTATTTGAAAGGTCAGGAAAATAATAAACCGCTGTTATTACGTACTCATACCTCAACAGTGCAGATTAGAGCCATGAAAAGCGGCAAACCGCCTTTTAGGTTTATAGCACCTGGTAGGACTTATAGATCAGATTCGGATATGACGCATACGCCGATGTTTCACCAAATAGAAGGACTTGTTATTGATAAAAATATCAATATGGGGCATTTAAAATATGTTATCACGGAATTTATAAAAAGCTTTTTTGAAAATTCTAATATTGAATTACGTTTTAGACCCAGCTTTTTCCCATTTACCGAACCTTCTGCCGAAGTTGATATTCGGATGAATAAAAACGATAAATGGCTTGAGGTACTCGGTTGCGGGATGGTTCATCCAAACGTGCTTAAAAATGTCGATATCGATAGCAGCGAGTATCAAGGTTTTGCTTTTGGGCTTGGGGTAGAGCGTTTTGCAATGCTAAAATATAATATCAAAGATTTAAGACAATTTTTTGAAGGAGATATGCGTTGGCTTAAACATTATAATTTTGGGAGCTTTGATATACCGAATTTAGCAGGAGGGTTTACGAAATGA
- the mtaB gene encoding tRNA (N(6)-L-threonylcarbamoyladenosine(37)-C(2))-methylthiotransferase MtaB produces MGNIIVSNNLRQEVVTFGCRLNIYESEIIRKNLELSGIDNVAIFNTCAVTKAAEKQARQAIRKAKKNNPDLKIIVTGCSAQTSPQMYGNMPEVDKVIGNEEKLLPNYYQITDEKITVNDIMSVKETAGHLVSSFDGKSRAFIQVQNGCDHFCTFCIIPYGRGKSRSVPIGAIAEQVKHLVLNGFKEVVFTGVDVTVYGSDLPGSPTFAQMIKRVLNLVPELKRLRLSSIDVAEIDDELFELIAYSERIMPHFHISLQAGDDMILKRMKRRHNRANVIEFCRKLRAIRPEVSFGADIIAGFPTETPEMFENTRKLISEAELQYLHVFPYSEREGTPAARMPQVPKAIRKERAEILRQEGQNQLSEFFKKHIGQKVELLVENNNIAHTENFIPVKLDKPLEIGQIFKAKLVGIEENYMKCMLV; encoded by the coding sequence GTGGGGAATATTATTGTGAGCAATAATTTAAGACAAGAAGTAGTAACATTCGGCTGTAGACTTAATATTTACGAAAGTGAGATAATACGAAAAAACTTGGAATTATCGGGTATCGATAATGTGGCAATATTCAATACTTGTGCAGTAACTAAAGCAGCTGAGAAACAAGCAAGACAAGCTATCCGCAAGGCTAAAAAAAATAATCCTGATTTAAAAATTATTGTTACCGGCTGTAGTGCTCAAACAAGTCCGCAAATGTACGGTAATATGCCGGAAGTTGACAAAGTTATAGGTAATGAAGAGAAGTTATTACCTAATTACTACCAAATTACCGATGAAAAAATAACAGTTAACGATATAATGTCGGTGAAAGAGACTGCAGGTCATTTAGTAAGTAGCTTTGACGGTAAATCTCGTGCTTTTATTCAGGTACAAAACGGTTGCGATCATTTTTGTACTTTCTGTATTATCCCTTACGGTAGAGGTAAAAGTAGATCAGTACCGATAGGAGCTATAGCAGAGCAGGTAAAGCATCTAGTACTAAACGGCTTTAAAGAAGTAGTTTTTACCGGTGTTGACGTTACGGTTTATGGTAGTGATTTACCCGGAAGCCCAACATTTGCACAAATGATTAAACGAGTTTTAAATTTAGTGCCTGAACTAAAAAGGCTTCGTTTATCTTCAATAGATGTTGCAGAAATAGATGATGAACTTTTTGAGCTTATAGCTTATAGTGAGAGGATAATGCCGCATTTTCATATTAGCTTGCAAGCAGGCGATGATATGATATTAAAACGTATGAAAAGACGGCATAATAGAGCAAACGTAATAGAGTTTTGTCGAAAGCTACGAGCAATAAGACCGGAAGTATCGTTTGGTGCGGATATTATAGCAGGTTTCCCGACTGAAACTCCTGAAATGTTTGAAAATACAAGAAAATTAATTTCAGAAGCGGAATTACAATATTTACATGTTTTTCCTTATTCGGAAAGAGAAGGAACGCCTGCAGCACGTATGCCGCAAGTACCGAAAGCTATAAGGAAAGAAAGAGCCGAAATTCTAAGACAAGAGGGGCAGAATCAGCTATCTGAGTTCTTTAAGAAGCATATAGGTCAGAAAGTAGAGTTATTGGTAGAGAATAATAATATCGCCCATACCGAGAATTTTATTCCGGTGAAGTTAGATAAACCTTTAGAAATAGGGCAGATATTTAAAGCGAAGTTGGTGGGGATAGAAGAGAATTATATGAAGTGTATGTTGGTTTAA
- a CDS encoding Rpn family recombination-promoting nuclease/putative transposase encodes MLISRFLDPKNNYAFLKIFGTEKNKDILIHFLNDILGYTGEEVITEVTFLKTTQDPDIAAYRQSIVDVLCKDKHGTQFIVEMQVSKHPGFEKRAQLYAAKAYSRQILKEDENHKKMAVYAKLRGVIFLAIADFILFPDKKDWKSNHRLLDTKTYENDLQDFYFIFLELEKFNKELDQLENLQEKWAYFFKHAHESSLEEMEHLIGEDPIIKKAFYALDQASWSEEELNTYEKMVKTEMDNLAVEEQKIMDAEAKGEARGEARGEAKGEARQKISMAKKMLAKNRPLDEIIEFTDLTEEEIEKLK; translated from the coding sequence ATGCTAATTTCACGTTTCTTAGACCCTAAAAATAACTATGCATTTTTAAAAATTTTCGGTACGGAAAAAAACAAGGATATACTTATTCATTTCCTAAATGACATTTTAGGTTATACGGGAGAGGAAGTAATTACCGAAGTTACATTTTTAAAAACTACCCAGGACCCAGACATCGCTGCTTATAGACAATCTATAGTAGATGTATTGTGCAAAGATAAACACGGTACTCAATTCATCGTAGAGATGCAAGTAAGTAAACATCCGGGCTTTGAAAAAAGAGCTCAGCTTTATGCAGCAAAAGCCTACTCAAGGCAAATACTCAAAGAGGATGAGAATCATAAGAAAATGGCAGTATATGCAAAACTTCGAGGAGTAATATTCTTAGCTATTGCCGATTTTATTTTATTTCCTGATAAAAAAGATTGGAAATCAAATCATAGATTACTTGATACTAAAACTTATGAAAATGACCTACAAGATTTTTATTTTATCTTTTTAGAACTAGAAAAATTTAATAAAGAATTAGATCAATTAGAGAATCTTCAAGAAAAATGGGCGTATTTTTTTAAGCATGCACACGAAAGCTCTCTAGAAGAAATGGAGCATTTGATAGGTGAAGACCCAATAATTAAAAAAGCTTTTTATGCTCTAGATCAAGCTAGCTGGTCTGAAGAAGAGTTAAATACTTATGAAAAAATGGTAAAAACCGAAATGGATAATTTAGCCGTAGAAGAACAAAAAATTATGGATGCTGAAGCTAAAGGAGAAGCAAGAGGAGAAGCAAGAGGAGAGGCCAAAGGAGAAGCCAGGCAAAAAATTTCTATGGCTAAAAAAATGTTAGCAAAAAATAGACCTTTAGATGAAATTATAGAATTTACCGATTTAACAGAAGAAGAAATCGAAAAGTTAAAGTAA
- the pheT gene encoding phenylalanine--tRNA ligase subunit beta, with protein sequence MKFTLSWLKQFLETSASVTEIAEALTAIGLEVEEVIDKAAELQKFEVAYIASTKPHPSADKLKLCDVETKSGRRQIVCGASNARAGIKVVLANIGIEIPNGKFKIKESIIRGEKSCGMLCSEEELLLASESEGIIELSEDAVVGENFTKYYGLDDPIFVINVTPNRGDALGVYGIARDLAAKGIGILKELEIPEIKSTFTSKMKLNVQDKEACPLFTFREIRNLKNKPSPDWLRKLLKNVGVKTISSLVDVTNYISYSFGQPMHAYDADRIKGGISVARHCEKRSDEAISGQQNEIATAALQPRNDAVTFHALNGKEYLLTENDLAIKDESGIQGLAGVIGGAKSSCTDSTTNIILEAACFNAKMVAASGRRFQIDTDARYRNERNIDRNFTEKALDIATNLILSICGNGEVSEVVKFGEKEPQKKPLDFSACYLEKITGIKLNIKEIEAILNELGFITDVKGEIIKVIAPSWRHDITILEDIAEEIARIYGYDKIESIKLPELDQDNNKLREHKRISSFKRILASKGYDEVVTNSFMSSEDAKLFAELKEELFLLNPISIGDNYMRPTILPNLLSIVSKNLARSIKDMAFFEVGPSFIDLNTEATYLTAIISGSYSNKNPHSLGRGYDIFDLKGDLEVVVDYAGLSIDKCIATNGTALPQYYHPTRAVNIGLGKNLLGHLGQIHPKILKYYDINQEIFAFELNITNLPLIKAKFGKRDKFAVSDFQANFRDYAFIVDQDHRVGEIISYINNFNKKLVKSVILFDIYSGDKLPEGKKSIAVKIELQADDRTLSDTDLNSFSKDLVAAISQKFQGTLRE encoded by the coding sequence ATGAAATTTACGTTATCATGGTTAAAACAATTTTTAGAGACATCGGCTTCAGTTACTGAAATAGCCGAAGCCCTAACAGCTATTGGTCTTGAAGTAGAAGAGGTGATAGATAAAGCGGCAGAGCTACAAAAGTTTGAAGTAGCATATATAGCAAGTACTAAACCTCACCCGTCAGCCGATAAGTTAAAACTTTGTGATGTTGAGACTAAAAGCGGTAGGCGACAAATAGTTTGTGGTGCGAGTAATGCAAGAGCAGGTATAAAAGTAGTACTTGCAAATATCGGAATAGAAATACCAAACGGTAAATTTAAGATTAAGGAATCTATTATTAGAGGTGAAAAAAGCTGCGGTATGCTTTGCTCTGAAGAGGAATTACTGCTAGCTTCAGAGTCTGAAGGGATTATAGAGCTATCTGAAGATGCTGTAGTTGGAGAGAATTTTACTAAATATTACGGTTTAGATGATCCTATATTTGTTATTAACGTTACTCCTAATCGTGGTGATGCACTTGGAGTTTACGGTATCGCAAGAGATTTAGCAGCTAAAGGAATAGGAATACTTAAAGAGCTAGAAATCCCAGAAATAAAAAGTACATTTACTTCTAAAATGAAGCTTAACGTGCAAGACAAAGAAGCCTGTCCTTTATTTACTTTTAGAGAAATAAGAAATTTAAAAAATAAACCAAGTCCTGATTGGTTACGGAAATTATTAAAAAATGTCGGGGTAAAAACTATTTCAAGCTTAGTGGATGTAACAAATTATATTTCTTATAGCTTTGGACAACCGATGCATGCTTATGATGCGGATAGGATAAAAGGGGGGATTAGTGTAGCACGTCATTGCGAGAAGCGTAGCGACGAAGCAATCTCAGGACAACAAAATGAGATTGCCACGGCTGCTTTGCAGCCTCGCAATGACGCAGTTACTTTCCACGCTCTAAACGGCAAAGAATATTTACTTACCGAAAATGATTTAGCTATAAAAGATGAAAGCGGTATTCAAGGTCTTGCCGGTGTCATTGGCGGGGCTAAGAGTAGTTGTACTGATAGTACGACTAATATAATACTGGAAGCTGCATGTTTTAATGCTAAAATGGTTGCAGCTAGCGGGCGAAGATTTCAAATTGATACGGATGCTAGATATCGTAATGAGCGTAATATCGATAGAAATTTTACGGAAAAAGCTTTAGACATAGCGACTAATCTTATTTTGTCAATATGCGGAAATGGTGAAGTGTCGGAAGTAGTGAAATTCGGTGAGAAAGAGCCTCAAAAAAAACCTTTAGATTTTTCAGCATGCTATTTAGAAAAAATTACGGGAATTAAATTAAATATCAAAGAGATAGAAGCTATATTAAATGAACTAGGATTTATTACGGATGTTAAAGGTGAGATTATAAAGGTAATAGCTCCCTCTTGGCGTCATGATATAACTATTTTAGAAGATATAGCTGAGGAAATCGCTCGTATTTACGGCTATGATAAAATAGAAAGCATAAAATTACCCGAATTAGACCAAGATAATAATAAGCTAAGAGAGCATAAAAGAATATCTAGTTTTAAAAGGATATTAGCAAGCAAAGGCTATGATGAGGTAGTAACTAACTCTTTTATGAGTAGTGAAGATGCAAAGTTGTTTGCTGAATTAAAAGAAGAGTTATTTTTGCTTAATCCTATTAGCATAGGAGACAATTATATGCGTCCTACTATACTGCCAAATTTGTTAAGTATAGTAAGTAAAAATCTAGCACGCTCTATAAAAGATATGGCTTTTTTTGAAGTTGGACCGAGTTTTATAGATTTAAATACGGAGGCAACTTATTTAACGGCAATTATAAGCGGTTCATATAGTAATAAAAATCCTCATTCGCTTGGACGAGGCTATGATATTTTTGATCTTAAAGGTGATTTAGAGGTGGTAGTGGATTATGCAGGACTATCTATAGATAAATGTATAGCAACAAATGGGACAGCATTGCCACAATATTATCATCCAACTAGAGCAGTAAATATAGGGCTTGGTAAAAATTTATTAGGTCATTTGGGACAGATACACCCTAAAATCTTGAAATATTACGATATTAATCAGGAAATATTTGCATTCGAGCTAAATATTACGAATTTGCCGTTGATAAAAGCTAAATTCGGTAAAAGAGACAAATTTGCAGTATCGGATTTCCAAGCTAATTTTAGAGATTACGCATTCATTGTTGATCAAGATCATAGAGTTGGTGAAATAATATCATATATAAATAATTTTAATAAAAAGCTTGTCAAATCAGTTATATTATTTGATATTTATAGCGGTGATAAATTACCTGAAGGTAAAAAATCTATAGCGGTTAAAATAGAGCTACAAGCAGATGATCGGACATTATCTGATACTGATTTAAATTCGTTCAGTAAAGATTTAGTTGCTGCCATCTCGCAAAAATTTCAAGGAACATTAAGAGAATAA
- the leuS gene encoding leucine--tRNA ligase, with translation MNQIEQKWQQIWHDEKAFEVSNESSKPKYYVLEMLPYPSGKIHVGHVRNYSIGDVIARFMTMQGFKVLHPMGWDAFGLPAENAAIKNNSHPKDWTYSNIENMKKQLKSMGFSYDWSREINSCDPQYYKHEQKFFLELYERNLAYQKESLVNWDPVDNTVLANEQVVDGRGWRSGAIVEKRYLKQWFLKITYYAEELLNEIQNLKEWPEAVRSMQEKWIGKSIGANFHFKIKDNEDTTIEVFSTKPETIFGAGFIGIAFNHPIIERLVSKTPEILNFIAKCANINGSAELDKAEKEGVFTGLYVTHPFDSNIVLPVIITNFVLMDYGTGAVFGCPAHDERDHELAVKMNLPIKQVIETDIDVQKIAHTEDGILVNSDFLNGLTSNEAKQKVIDEFEKLGIGKRSVNYRLKDWGISRQRFWGCPIPMIHCEACGIVPVPYKDLPVTLPDDVSFDGHGNPLDHNPSWKHVNCPKCDKPAVRETDTFDTFFESSWYFTRYCNSNATEITDKKACDYWLPVDKYIGGIEHAVMHLLYARFFTKVMNEQNYVSVREPFKGLFTQGMVLHATYKDEHNNWLYPEEVVKKGNEFFHKESNNRVVQGRIEKMSKSKKNLIDLETMQEQYGADAIRLFVLSDSPPEKDLEWSASGIEGCSRFINKLEHMFEAIASLTDDVNSEINKELNRLVHFTIKHVAEDIKHFALNRAIARMRELSNAISSEISKDKIDVKTVRHSFNVLIQLLNPFIPHITEEIWQKLGNKERLYNSVFPAFDESMLELDTYIMAVQVNGKLCDTYEFKTAASEDEIKQITINLPKVQKFLEEKEPKKIILVPRKIVNILV, from the coding sequence ATGAATCAAATAGAACAAAAATGGCAGCAAATTTGGCATGATGAGAAAGCTTTTGAGGTATCAAACGAGAGTAGCAAGCCAAAATATTACGTACTTGAAATGCTGCCTTATCCTTCCGGTAAAATCCATGTAGGTCACGTACGCAACTATTCTATAGGTGATGTTATTGCAAGGTTTATGACTATGCAAGGTTTTAAAGTGCTTCATCCGATGGGCTGGGATGCTTTCGGGCTACCTGCCGAAAATGCCGCAATAAAAAATAATTCTCATCCGAAAGATTGGACTTATTCTAATATTGAGAATATGAAAAAGCAGCTAAAATCTATGGGCTTTTCTTATGATTGGTCTAGAGAGATAAATAGTTGTGATCCGCAGTATTATAAACATGAGCAGAAATTCTTTTTAGAGCTTTATGAGAGAAACCTTGCTTATCAAAAAGAATCGCTTGTTAATTGGGATCCGGTTGATAATACCGTTCTTGCAAATGAGCAAGTTGTAGATGGGCGTGGTTGGCGTTCAGGTGCAATTGTTGAGAAACGTTATTTAAAACAATGGTTCTTAAAAATCACCTATTATGCCGAAGAGTTATTAAATGAAATTCAGAATTTAAAAGAATGGCCTGAAGCCGTTCGCTCTATGCAAGAGAAATGGATAGGTAAATCGATAGGTGCTAACTTTCATTTCAAAATTAAGGATAATGAAGATACTACTATAGAAGTATTTTCAACAAAACCCGAAACTATTTTTGGTGCTGGCTTTATAGGAATTGCTTTTAATCATCCGATAATAGAACGATTAGTTTCTAAAACACCTGAAATATTGAATTTTATAGCTAAATGTGCAAATATAAACGGTTCTGCTGAACTTGATAAAGCTGAAAAGGAAGGTGTATTTACCGGTCTTTATGTTACTCATCCTTTCGATTCAAATATAGTTTTACCGGTTATTATTACTAATTTCGTGTTAATGGATTACGGTACTGGTGCTGTTTTCGGTTGTCCTGCTCATGACGAACGTGACCATGAATTAGCTGTTAAAATGAATTTGCCTATTAAGCAGGTAATTGAAACGGATATTGATGTACAAAAGATCGCTCATACGGAAGATGGAATTTTGGTTAACTCAGATTTTCTAAACGGCTTAACTAGTAATGAAGCAAAACAAAAAGTAATCGATGAATTTGAGAAACTAGGCATAGGTAAACGCAGTGTAAATTATCGTCTAAAAGATTGGGGGATTTCTCGTCAACGTTTTTGGGGATGTCCTATTCCTATGATTCACTGCGAAGCTTGCGGTATAGTTCCCGTACCTTACAAAGACTTACCCGTTACGTTACCTGATGATGTTAGTTTTGACGGTCACGGTAATCCGCTTGATCATAATCCTAGTTGGAAACATGTTAATTGTCCGAAATGCGATAAGCCGGCTGTTCGTGAAACTGATACTTTTGATACATTTTTTGAATCATCTTGGTATTTTACGAGATATTGTAATAGCAATGCTACAGAGATAACCGACAAAAAAGCTTGTGATTACTGGCTACCGGTCGATAAATATATAGGTGGCATAGAGCATGCAGTGATGCATTTATTATATGCAAGGTTTTTTACAAAAGTAATGAACGAGCAGAATTACGTAAGCGTTCGTGAGCCTTTTAAAGGGCTGTTTACTCAAGGTATGGTGTTGCATGCTACTTATAAAGATGAACATAATAATTGGTTATATCCTGAAGAAGTAGTTAAAAAAGGTAATGAATTTTTTCATAAAGAAAGCAATAATAGAGTAGTGCAGGGACGCATTGAAAAGATGAGTAAGTCTAAAAAGAATCTCATCGATCTTGAGACAATGCAAGAGCAGTACGGAGCAGATGCTATTAGGCTTTTTGTACTGTCCGATAGTCCGCCTGAGAAAGATCTAGAATGGTCGGCAAGCGGTATTGAAGGCTGCTCACGTTTTATTAATAAGCTTGAGCATATGTTTGAGGCGATAGCTTCTTTAACAGATGATGTGAATAGTGAAATTAACAAGGAACTCAATAGATTAGTGCATTTTACCATAAAGCACGTCGCCGAAGATATAAAGCATTTTGCCCTAAATAGAGCAATAGCACGTATGCGTGAGCTTTCTAATGCTATATCTTCTGAAATATCTAAAGATAAGATCGATGTAAAAACTGTAAGGCATAGCTTTAATGTTTTAATTCAGCTGCTAAACCCTTTTATCCCGCATATTACGGAAGAAATTTGGCAGAAGCTTGGCAATAAAGAGCGATTATATAATTCAGTTTTTCCTGCATTTGATGAATCAATGTTAGAGTTAGATACATATATTATGGCAGTGCAGGTTAACGGCAAACTCTGTGATACTTATGAGTTTAAAACTGCCGCAAGTGAAGATGAAATAAAGCAAATTACCATCAATCTGCCGAAAGTGCAAAAGTTCTTAGAAGAGAAAGAGCCGAAGAAGATTATTCTCGTGCCTCGTAAAATTGTGAATATACTCGTTTAA
- the dapF gene encoding diaminopimelate epimerase yields MISKINFVKMHGLGNDFVIVNKRDLSSSYDLSQLAKNMADRHTGIGCDQFIIYEEHDDFYEMIIYNIDGSSAKLCGNATRCLAKLIYLDTGKKDITVMVGNKKLLCNVEDENNISVNVGSVSFNEAWMPSRDKIWELAERYMIDLKETICVDIGNPHLVIFSKLEPQDQKIVGEKLQAKELFADGVNVNFAEVKDNKIYLSVWERGAGLTLACGSGACGSFAAGLKLGFIHSPSMAVFKHGSLTIKEENGNIIMQGAATLVARGEYYCEQ; encoded by the coding sequence ATGATTAGTAAAATTAATTTTGTAAAAATGCATGGTCTCGGTAATGATTTTGTTATTGTTAACAAACGAGATTTATCAAGTTCATATGATTTATCGCAGCTAGCAAAAAATATGGCTGATCGTCATACAGGTATCGGTTGTGATCAGTTTATTATTTATGAAGAGCATGATGATTTTTATGAGATGATTATCTATAATATAGACGGCTCTAGTGCTAAATTATGCGGTAATGCTACAAGATGTTTAGCCAAGTTAATTTATCTTGATACGGGAAAGAAAGATATTACTGTAATGGTAGGCAATAAAAAATTGCTATGTAATGTGGAGGATGAAAATAATATTAGCGTTAATGTAGGAAGTGTTAGTTTTAATGAAGCTTGGATGCCAAGCCGTGATAAAATTTGGGAACTCGCAGAGCGTTATATGATTGATTTAAAGGAAACTATTTGTGTTGATATAGGTAATCCGCATTTGGTTATTTTTAGTAAGTTAGAACCTCAAGATCAAAAAATTGTTGGTGAAAAATTACAGGCTAAGGAATTATTCGCAGATGGGGTAAACGTTAATTTTGCTGAAGTAAAAGATAATAAAATCTATTTATCTGTTTGGGAGCGAGGAGCAGGATTAACTCTTGCTTGCGGAAGCGGGGCTTGCGGTAGTTTTGCTGCCGGTTTAAAGCTCGGTTTTATCCATTCACCAAGTATGGCAGTATTTAAGCATGGCAGCCTTACTATAAAAGAAGAAAACGGTAATATAATAATGCAAGGAGCAGCTACGCTTGTAGCACGTGGGGAATATTATTGTGAGCAATAA
- a CDS encoding DUF3576 domain-containing protein, with translation MKKIIGLFFVIILSAISTSILADDYPKTEREQKWDEVGSIAGEEGLVFRPGRVKNESTKAVGGSVNKYLWQAALETISFAPLASADSNGGVIITEWYSPRSNPNFRFKINIFIKDDVISPDSIEVKVFEEMLKNKQWVLNENTSNLAITLEDKILRKARDIYINSVR, from the coding sequence ATGAAAAAAATTATCGGATTATTTTTTGTAATTATACTTAGTGCAATAAGTACTAGTATCTTAGCGGATGATTATCCAAAAACAGAACGAGAGCAGAAATGGGACGAAGTAGGTTCTATAGCAGGTGAAGAAGGATTAGTTTTTAGACCGGGCAGGGTAAAAAACGAATCTACTAAAGCTGTAGGAGGCTCGGTTAATAAATATCTTTGGCAAGCAGCATTAGAGACTATAAGTTTTGCTCCTCTTGCATCAGCTGACTCAAACGGCGGTGTGATTATTACGGAATGGTATAGCCCACGCTCTAATCCTAATTTTCGGTTTAAAATCAATATATTTATCAAAGACGATGTAATAAGCCCTGATTCAATTGAAGTGAAAGTATTTGAAGAAATGCTTAAAAATAAACAATGGGTACTTAATGAAAACACCTCAAATCTTGCTATCACGCTTGAAGATAAAATTTTAAGAAAAGCTAGAGATATATATATTAATAGTGTGAGGTAA